The DNA window GCCAAGGCCGGTGGCGTTCCCTACGCCGCCTATGTGAGCGACCCTTGCGATGGTCGCACGCAGGGCACCACTGGCATGTTCGACTCCCTGCCCTACCGCAATGACGCAGCCATCGTCTTCCGTCGGCTGATCCGTTCGACGCCGGTGCGCAAGGCCGTCATTGGCATCGCCGCCTGCGATAAGGGCTTGCCGGCGTTGATGATGGCGCTGGCCGCCCAGCACGACCTGCCGACCATTCTCGTGCCCGGTGGCGCCACGCTGATGCCGACCAAGGGCGAGGATGCCGGCAAGGTGCAGACCATCGGTGCCCGTTTCGCCAACGGCGAATTGACGCTGGAAGAGGCCAGTGAACTCGGCTGCCGGGCCTGCGCTTCGGCCGGTGGCGGTTGCCAATTCCTCGGCACCGCCGGCACGTCGCAGGTGGTTTCCGAGGGGCTCGGCATCGCCCTGCCGCACTCGGCGCTGTCGCCGTCCGGCCAACCGGTCTGGCTGGAGATCGCCCGCCAGTCGGCTCGAGCGGTGCTTCAGCTCGAAGAGCGCGGTATCACCACCAAGGACATCCTCACGCCGAAGGCAATCGAGAACGCAATGGTGGTACACGCCGCCTTCGGCGGATCGACCAACCTGCTGCTGCACATTCCGGCTATCGCCCATGCGGCCGGACTGCCCATGCCATCAGTCGACGACTGGACGGCGGTGAACCGGCGGGTGCCGCGCCTCGTCAGCGTCATTCCCAACGGCCCCATCTACCACCCCACCGTCCGCGCCTTCATGGCGGGCGGCGTGCCGGAAGTGATGCTGCACCTCCGGGCGCTCGGCCTTCTCAACCTCGACGTTCTCACCGTGACCGGCGAGACGCTCGGCGCCAATCTCGACTGGTGGGAGACGTCCGAACGCCGCCGCCGCTTCCGCGAGTTGCTGCAAAAGCAGGACGGCGTCAGCCCTGACGACGTGATCATGCCGCCAGCCAAGGCGGCGGCTCGCGGCCTGACGTCCACCATCACCTTCCCCGTCGGCAACATCGCGCCGGAGGGTTCGGTCATCAAGTCGACGGCCATCGACCCCTCGGTGATCGGCGAAGACGGCGTCTACCGCCACAAGGCCAAGGCCAAGATCTTCGTTTCCGAGGTCGACGCCATCCACGCCATCAAGTCCGGCAAGATCGTCGCCGGCGACCTGATGGTGTTGATCGGTGCCGGACCGTCAGGTACCGGCATGGAGGAAACCTACCAGGTCACCTCCGCCCTGAAGCACCTGTCCTACGGCAAGCACGTGGCATTGGTCACCGACGCTCGCTTCTCGGGTGTGTCCACCGGCGCTTGCGTCGGTCATGTCGGACCGGAAGCGTTGGCCGGCGGCCCTATTGGCAAGCTGTGCGATGGCGACGTCGTCGAGATGGTTGTCGACTGCCGCAAGCTGACCGGATCGCTGAACTTCCTGGGCACTGAGGACAAGCCTGTTACGGCCGAGGAAGGTGCCGCCATCCTGGCCGCTCGTCCGCGGCATCCGGACCTGGCGCCGCAGGCCGAATTGCCCGACGACACCCGTCTCTGGGCGGCGTTGCAGGCGGCGAGCGGCGGCACGTGGCGAGGCTGCGTCTATGACGCTGACAGGATTATCGAAGTGCTCGAAGCCGGCCGCGCCGCGCTAGCTGCCAAAGCGAACTAAGGAACGCGGGGGAGAGGCAACGTCTCTCTCCCGAGAGTCCGCCGGCACTCCGAGCCGGTGCAAGTGGAGGGCACGGCGGCCGAGGGGGCCGGCCGTCCATCCGAACAACGCGACAGGCCAGAGGCACCGGAGCGGCGACACCGCCGATCCGGCGTGGGTGGCCTGTTGTCTCGCCGGCCGGACCGGCACCGCAAACCAAACCAAGGGAAGAGGAAATGCCTTTAGTCATCGTTGTCGCCGGCATCGTGCTGCTGCTGGTTCTGATCATGAAGCTGAAACTGAATACGTTCGTTTCGCTGATCATCGTCTCCTTCTGCGTCGCGCTGGCTCTCGGCCTGCCGCTCGACAAGGTGGTGAAATCCATCGAGAGCGGCCTCGGCGGCACGCTCGGCCACATCGCGCTGATCTTCGGCCTCGGCGCCATGCTGGGTCGGCTGATCTCCGACGCCGGTGGCGCCCAACGCATCGCCGTGACACTGATCGAGAAGTTCGGCGAGCGAAACGTGCAGTGGGCGGTGGTCGTCGCCTCGTTCATCATCGGCATTGCGCTGTTCTTCGAAGTCGGTCTGGTGCTGCTGGTGCCGATCGTGCTGACCATGGCCAAGCAGATGAAGCTGTCGCCGCTGCATCTTGGCGTGCCGATGTGCGCCGCGCTGCTGGCCACCCACGCCTTCCTGCCGCCGCACCCCGGCCCGACGGTGATTGCCGGCGAATACGGCGCCGACATTGGGCAGGTTCTGGTCTATGGCATCCTTATCGCCATTCCGGCGGTGATCATCGCCGGCCCGATCTATAACGCCATCGCCAAGCGGATCGTGCCGTCGGGCTTCGCCAAGCGCGCCGATCTTGAAGCGATCGGCTCCTTCAAGACCCTCGACCTCGACAAGACTCCGGCCTTCGGCATCTCCGTGCTCACCGCCATGCTGCCGGTGATCATGATGTCGGTGGCTGCCATCATCGCGGTGATCCGCAGCGAGGCCGGCATTGCCGACAATACAGGCTTCGCCGTCATCCGCCTGGTGGGCGACGCCTCGGTGTCGATGGTGGTGTCGCTACTGTTCGCCATGTGGACCATGGGCGTCAAACGCAACATCCCCGTCAAGGACGTCATGGCCTCCTGCGCCTCGGCGGCAAGCCATATCGGCATGATGCTGCTGATCATCGGTGGCGGCGGCGCCTTCAAGCAGGTGCTGATCGACGGCGGCGTCGGCAAGTATGTGGCCGACCTGTTCGCCGGTTCGAACGCTTCGCCGCTGATCTTCGCCTGGGGTGTCGCAGCGCTGCTGCGCATCTCGCTCGGCTCGGCGACGGTTGCCGCCATCTCGACGGCTGGCCTCGTCATCCCAATGCTGGCGACGCACAACGTCAACCTTGCCTTGGTGACGCTGGCCACCGGCGCGGGCTCGGCCATCTGCAGCCACGTCAACGACGCCGGCTTCTGGATGTTCAAGGAGTATTTCGGCCTGACGATGAAGGAGACCTTCGGCACGTGGACGGTTCTCTCCACGCTCGTCTCGGTGATCGGCCTTATCGGCGTCCTGGTGCTGGAAGGCTTCGTCGGCTAACGGCAGGCCAAGGTTTGAGAGTGTTGGCGGTCGCGACAATGTCGCGACCGCTTTCTATTCCGAGGTGTCCTCGCTCAGCCGGACTTGTTCGCCTCGCTGGGATAGATCACGCCGATCTGCTTTCTGATGGCGTCGAGTGTTTCCATGATGGCGACGCTTTGCTCGAGCGGCAGAATGGGGCTGGTCCGCTCGCCCGCGGCGACCAACCGCTCAAGTTCGACGGCCTGGAAGTGCATGCCGCGCCCCTTCATTTCGGCCGGCTTGAACTCCTCGAGCAGGTTCTTCTGGCTATCGTAGATGCGGAAACTGGTCGGCGTGTACCAGACCCCGTCGATCTCGACGTGGCCTTCCGTGCCGTTGATTTCGGCGCGATTGCTGCCCGGCGCATCGCTGGCGGACACTGTCAAAGCGCTGGCGCCGTTCGCATAGCGGAACAGGGTAGACACCTCAGCATCGGCGCCGGTCGACTTCAGGCGGCCCGAAGCAAGAACCTCACTCGGTTGCCCCAGAATGTCGAAAGCAAAGGAGATCGGATAGATGCCCAGATCCAACAAAGCGCCGCCGCCGAGTTCCAGCGCGTTGAGGCGGTGGTTCGGGTCGTCGGGCAAGTCCTGAGTGTGAGTTGCCAAGAGAGTGCGGATCTCGCCGATCATCCCGCTGGCCAATGCCTCGCGCAGCCGGACCATATGTGGCAGAAAGCGTGTCCACATGGCCTCAAGAACGACGACGTCGTGCTTGCGTGAAAGTTGGAGGAGATGGCGAGCCTCCGCGCCGGTCAGCGTGAAGGACTTTTCGATGAGGACGTGCTTGCCTTCGGCAATGCAGAGCTCCGCTGCGCTGGCATGGAAGGGGTGCGGTGTCGCAATGTAGACGACATCGACCTCTGGATCGGCGGCAAGCGCCTCGTAACTGCCATGCGACCTGGGGATGCCGTGTTTGGTGGCGAAGGCGACCGCCTTTTCGATGGACCGCGAGCCAACCGCCGTCACCTCGATTTCGTTGTCGAGGAGATCCTGGACAAAGAGATCGGCGATCCACCCGGTCGCCAGAATGCCCCAACGTAACTTGGCCATGGATTGCCTCTCCCTTCGTCCCCTCGGAGCGTATCGATCGGGTCGGTCAATGGACCCACCGAATGTCATCGGGAAGAGCCTCGCATTTATCTGACAAAAGGTCGAGGCTGACGACGGGGGACTACTCCCCGATATCGATCTCCACCGAAGTCACGGAACGAGGGGCGGCACCATGGAAGACCGCCTCAATGTTGTTGCCGTCCGGATCGAGCAGGAAGGCCGCGTAATAGCCGGGCTGGTAGGATCGCTCTCCCGGTCCGCCGTTATCGCGGCCGCCAGCGGCCAGCCCAGCCTGATGGAACAGCCTGACAACCTCCTGGTCGTTCGCCTGGAACGCCAGATGCACGTGCGTCGCCGCGCTTTCATCCTCTCCCAATGCGTCGATCCAGAGTTCATCGCAGGCAAGATGCCAGTCGTCGTCGGCCAGAAGCGGAATATCGAGCGCGCCGAGCGCTGCGCGATAGAATTTCGCCGTGGCGGGAAGGTCCCTGGCCCTGAGTTGGATATGGTCGATCAGGCGGCCTCGGTGCAGTATCATGCTGAACTCCCTGGGCCGAGCTTTGCTTGTCGGACAGACTCGGCAGCATTCATGACGGCGAATGCTACCGCGGCCTGCTGTCAGCATGCGTCACCAGAGGGCCGGTTGCGATGCGCCATTGCCTCATCCAGCTATCGGCGGGTTGAGGCGGGCGAAGCCTTCCTGCCGTCTATACGGAAAGTGCGGATAGGGAGCGGCGACAGCACTGGCCTCATCCAGCCTGGCGATTTGCTCGACGGTAAGCGCCCAGCCGATGGCGCCGAGGTTCTGGCGTAGCTGATCTTCGTTGCGGGCGCCGATGATGACGGACGACACGGTCGGCCGCCGGATCAGCCAGTTGAGCGCGACTTGCGGCACGGTCTTGCCCACCTCGGCGGCAACCTCCTCCAGCGCCTCGACGACACGATAGAGGTGTTCGTCTTCCACCGGCGGCCCGTAGCTTGCCGTGTCATGCAGGCGGCTTCCCTCGGGCAAGGGCATACCGCGTTTGATCTTTCCGGTCAGTCGACCCCAGCCCAGCGGGCTCCATACCAACGCCCCGAGCCCCTGATCGGCGCCAAGCGGCATCAAATCCCATTCGTAATCGCGGCCGATCAGCGAGTAATAGACCTGATTGGCGACATAGCGCGGCCAGCCATGGCGATCGGCAACGGCCAGAGCTTTCATGATCTGCCAGCCGGAGAAATTCGATACACCGACGTAACGGACCTTACCGGATCGCACGAGCGTATCGAGCGTGGACAGCACCTCCTCCACCGGCGTCGCCGCGTCGAAGGCATGCAGTTGCAGGAGATCGATATAGTCGGTGCCGAGCCGCTTCAGCGCGTTCTCGACGGCACGGATCAGGCGGAAGCGCGACGAACCCGCATCATTCGGGCCATCGCCCATCGGCAGGCTGGTCTTGGTCGAGATGAGCGCGCTGTCGCGTCGTCCTTTGAGGGCGGCACCAAGCACCTCCTCGGACGCGCCGGAGGAATAGACGTCGGCCGTATCGAACAGGTTGACGCCGGCCTCCAGGCAAATGTCGAGGAGACGGCGCGCCTCTTCGACGTCGGTATTGCCCCAGGCGCCGAACAACGGCCCTGTACCGCCAAATGTGCCGGTACCCAAACTCAAGACCGGCACCTTGAGGCCGGAGCGTCCGAGAAAACGATAGTCCATGGAATGGTCCTTTCTGAGGATCGACGGGAAAAGTTCGGCGGCCAGCCACTCCTTGGCAACTCGCAAGGGCTTCTGCCGGCATGGGGCATTTTCTGTGTCAGGTTGATGGATAAACCTGGGTCGAGCGACGGCTGACCGTGACTGCCATCAGAGCGACGACGACCGCCGCCACCGGGAACAACGCCGCGACCAGCGGCACGAAGGCGAGGCCGGGGCCATGGTCGATCACCTCACCACCTGCCCAGGCACCAATGGCGTTGCCGAGATTGAAAGCAGCGATATTCAAAGATGAAGCGAGGTTCTGGCCGGCGCCCTCCGCCTTTGATAGCACCCACATCTGGAGTGGCGCGACGGTGGCAAAACCGGCGGCACCGAGCAACCCGGTGAGTAGGACCGCCGCGATGGGCGAGCCGAGACCTAGCGTCATCGCCGCCAGAACCAGAGCCAGCGCGATCAGCGTGCCGAACACCGCGGCAAGAACGCCCCGATCCCCTAGTCTGCCGCCAACGAGATTGCCAACGACCAGCCCGCCACCGAAGACGAGCAGGATGGGCGACACGGCCGCCTCACTGAAGCCGCTGATGCGGGTCAGCATCGGAGCGATGTAGGTGAAGACCGCGAAGACTCCGGCATAGCCGAGAACCGTGGTGAGGAGACCAAGCAGCACGGGTACGCGGAGGATGGCTGCAAGGTCGGCTCGCCAATCTTCAGCGTCGGTTGGCCGGTCATCCCTGGGTACGAAGAGCGCGATGACCGCGAAAGCGGCAAGCCCGACCAGGGTTACGGCAGCGAAAGTCGCGCGCCATCCAAACTGCTGGCCGATCCATGTTCCGAGCGGTACCCCGAGAATGTTGGCAACCGTCAGTCCGGTGAACATCACAGCGATAGCCGATGCCTTGCGATCAGGAGAAACAAGGCCTGTCGCCACCACAGATCCAACCCCAAAGAAGGTGCCATGGGCGAGCGCGGTCAACACCCGCGCAGCCATGAGGAATCCATAGCCCGGCGCCAGGGCGCAGGCGGCGTTGCCGGCGATAAAGACGACCATCAGGGCGAGCAGCACGGTCTTGCGCGGCCAGCGCGCGGTCAAGACCGTCAGGACCGGCGCGCCAACGACGACACCGAGCGCATAACCCGAGATCAGTAGACCCGCCGTAGCGATCGAGACGCCGAAATCGGCGCCGACCTCCAGCAGCAATCCCATGATGACAAATTCCGTGACGCCGATGCCAAAAGCACCGGCTGTCAGGGCGTAAAGAGCTAACGGCATGATCTGACCCACTGGGTTGATATCGGTGGGCAGAAGATAGACGTCGCATCGTACGTGATATAGAATGCCTATTGGAACATCACCTATGAATTGAAGGAACAATGGCGCGTTCTGAAATCAATCGATCGGGCGAAATGGAGGTTTTCGTTTGCGTCGTCGAGCAGGGCGGCTTTTCCGCCGCCGCCCGCGTGTGTCGCATGACGCCGTCGGCCGTCAGCAAGCTGGTCGCACGCTTGGAAACGCGGCTTGGAACGCGTCTCGTCAATCGCTCGACCCGCGCTTTTCAGCTGACGCCGGAGGGGTGCGCCTTCTATGAGCGGGCGACGCGCATTCTGGCCGATATCGAGGACGCCGAGCGGAGTGCCGGCGCCGGCGAACAGCCGGTAGGCCGTATCCGGCTGAACACCAGTGCGTCGTACGCCACCCATGTGCTCGCGCCGATCCTGCCGGAGTTTCTGGAGCGCAACCCCGGCGTGACGCTAGATCTGATCCAGACCGACCTAGTCGTCGATCTCTTGTCGGAGCGCACCGATGTGGCGGTTCGCGCCGGACCGCTCAAGAGTTCCAGTCTGGTTGCTCGCAAGCTCGGCGATAGCGCAATGGTCGTCGTTGGGGCACCCGCATATCTGGCCCGCTTCGGCGAGCCAAAGACCATCGACGACCTCGATCACCACACTCGCCTTGGCTTCGGTTATGTCCGCGTGCTCGACGGATGGCCGATGAAGGCAAATGGCGAAACGGTGGTCATCCCTACCGTGGGACGCGTGACGGCGAGCGATGGCGAAGCGTTGCAGCGGTTGGCGCTCGGCGGTGCCGGCCTTGCACGCCTTGCCGGCTTCACGGTTCGTGGCGACATTGCCGCAGGTCGGCTTGTCCCGGTTCTCGAAGAGCTGAATCCCGGCGATCGCGAGACGTTCCACGCCATCCATACCGGCCAGGGCGGCCCCCTCCCCTCGCGGGTGCGGGCGCTGCTGGACTTCCTCGCCCTGCGAGGAAAGGTTTCATAGCCGATATTCCTGTTTGCAAACCGTCTGCCATGTCAGGCGTGCTGACGGCGTTTGTTGACCGGCTCGAGCGGTTGGCCGGCACCGACGCCGCCGCCGAGATCAGCAAGGATAGGGCAGTCGGGGCGATCGTCACCGTGGCAACAGACGACCAGGTTGGACAAGGTGTCGACCATACCCTGCATCTCGGCAATGCGAGTCCTTAGAGACTCGATGTGCTCGCTTGCCACGTGGTGAACGTCGCGGCTGGCGCGATTACCGTCGCGCCAAAGCGACAGCAGTTCGGCGATCTCGACCATCTCGAACCCCAACCCGCGCGCCCGTCGAATGAAGCGCAGCTCGTGAACGTCGACGGCACCATAGTCGCGGTAACCATTGTCACGCCGAGCCGCCGGCCGCAGCAGGCCCGTTGATTCATAGTAGCGGATCATTTTGGCCGTGACGCCCGACGCCTTGGCCGCTTCGCCGATGTTCATAGGACGATCCTTCATGGAGACGATCGGAACCTGGCGCCTTCGCCTTGGTTGTACGCTCAGCACCTTCGGTTCGACGACAATTATACGCTTGACCTTACCATGATGGGAAGGTCGATCGTCGGTGACATCACCACCGCCGTCCAATTTGGCGGCGCCGAACCGAAACGGAGCGCGACATGCCGCAAGATCATCACCACGGCTCTTCCCCGCAGGCTCACGACGGGGAGTCCTCGAAACGCGAAGCCCACGATCACGGGGAGCACGGCCGTTGCGATGGCGAGGGATGCCACGGCCACCATCATCACCCCGCATCAGAAAGTAATGCCCAGACGGTCAAGGATCCGGTCTGCGGCATGACGGTCGATCCCGCCACTGCCAAATACCGAACCGAACACGGTGGGGCGACCTACTATTTCTGCTCGGAAGGATGCCTCACGAAATTCAAGGCCGATCCGCAACGCTACCTCGCGCCCACCGCTGTCGAAGCGCACAGCGCCGCACCGAAGGGCACGATTTACACCTGCCCGATGCATCCGGAAATCCACCAGACGGGGCCAGGAACTTGCCCGATCTGCGGTATGGCGCTGGAACCCGAGGTGGCCTCCGCCACAGACGAGCCGAACCCGGAACTGATCGACATGACCCGCCGGTTCAAGGCTGGCCTCGTCGTGACCCTGCCCATCGTCGCGCTGGAGATGGGTGGACATTTCCTCGGCCTCGACCATTTCATTGGACCGCACCTTTCGGCCGTCTTGCAATTTCTGCTAGCGACGCCTGTGGTTCTCTGGACCGGTTGGCCGTTCCTCGTGCGCGGCTGGAGATCGGTGGTCAGCGGCGCTCTCAACATGTTCACCCTGATCGCCATGGGTACAGGCATCGCCTGGGTCTACAGCATCGTCGCCACCTTCGCACCGGGGCTGTTCCCGGCGGAGTTCCGGACTTCGGAGGGCGCCGTGGCCGTCTATTTCGAAGCCGCGGCGGTTATTACAGTGCTCGTATTGCTCGGGCAGGTTCTCGAACTCAGGGCGCGTGAGCGAACGTCGGGCGCAATCAAGGCGCTGCTCAACCTTGCGCCGGCGACGGCTCACCAGTTCGCCGCCGATGGCAGCGAGCTGGAAGTCGAACTCACTGCAATCGTAGTTGGCGATCGGCTGCGTGTCCGCCCCGGCGACAAGGTGCCGCTGGATGGCGAAGTGCTGGAGGGTCGCTCCAACGTCGATGAATCCATGATCACCGGCGAACCGCTTCCTGTGGCCAAGACGGCCGGCGCCAAGGTGATCGGAGGCACGCTCAACGGACAAGGCAGCTTCGTCATGCGCGCCGACCGGATCGGGGCCGACACGATGCTGGCCCAGATCGTTGAGACCGTGGCGAAGGCACAACGCTCTCGCGCTCCGATCCAGCGACTTGCCGATCAGGTTTCGGCTTGGTTCGTGCCAGCGGTTCTGGCAGCTGCCGCACTCGCCTTTATCGCCTGGGCGGTATTCGGCCCGTCGCCGTCCCTGTCTTATGGCCTGGTTGCCGCCGTCAGCGTGCTTATCATCGCCTGCCCGTGCGCACTCGGCCTCGCCACGCCGATGTCGATCATGGTGGGCGTGGGGCGTGGGGCAAGCCAGGGTGTGCTCATCCGCGATGCGGAGGCGCTGGAACGCATGGAAAAGGTCGACGTGCTCGTCGTCGACAAGACGGGAACGCTCACCGAAGGCAAGCCGAAGGTGACGGCGATCAAGACGCTGCCGGGCGTTGACGAAGCCGAATTGCTAACTTTGGCCGCCAGCTTGGAGCGTGCGAGCGAGCATCCGCTGGCCGCCGCTATCGTGGCAGCGGCCGAAGAACGCGGACTGCGACTAAAGCCGACTGCCGATTTCGACGCTCCCTCAGGTAAAGGCGTTGCCGGAACGGTGGAGGATCGGCGCATCCTGCTCGGCAATAGGCGACTTCTGCAAGAAGCGGGGATTGAGGCCGCCGAGCTCGAATCCATCGCCGCCTCGCTCCGGAATG is part of the Pleomorphomonas sp. PLEO genome and encodes:
- a CDS encoding YjhG/YagF family D-xylonate dehydratase encodes the protein MSIKEIYDESNETIYASATNAPGPAGKLPLTPDMLINRPSGDIFGMTLNAGMGWDPAKLNGKEVLVIGVTGGIRGADGKPVALGLHTGHYETPLQFEAAAREVAKAGGVPYAAYVSDPCDGRTQGTTGMFDSLPYRNDAAIVFRRLIRSTPVRKAVIGIAACDKGLPALMMALAAQHDLPTILVPGGATLMPTKGEDAGKVQTIGARFANGELTLEEASELGCRACASAGGGCQFLGTAGTSQVVSEGLGIALPHSALSPSGQPVWLEIARQSARAVLQLEERGITTKDILTPKAIENAMVVHAAFGGSTNLLLHIPAIAHAAGLPMPSVDDWTAVNRRVPRLVSVIPNGPIYHPTVRAFMAGGVPEVMLHLRALGLLNLDVLTVTGETLGANLDWWETSERRRRFRELLQKQDGVSPDDVIMPPAKAAARGLTSTITFPVGNIAPEGSVIKSTAIDPSVIGEDGVYRHKAKAKIFVSEVDAIHAIKSGKIVAGDLMVLIGAGPSGTGMEETYQVTSALKHLSYGKHVALVTDARFSGVSTGACVGHVGPEALAGGPIGKLCDGDVVEMVVDCRKLTGSLNFLGTEDKPVTAEEGAAILAARPRHPDLAPQAELPDDTRLWAALQAASGGTWRGCVYDADRIIEVLEAGRAALAAKAN
- a CDS encoding gluconate:H+ symporter yields the protein MPLVIVVAGIVLLLVLIMKLKLNTFVSLIIVSFCVALALGLPLDKVVKSIESGLGGTLGHIALIFGLGAMLGRLISDAGGAQRIAVTLIEKFGERNVQWAVVVASFIIGIALFFEVGLVLLVPIVLTMAKQMKLSPLHLGVPMCAALLATHAFLPPHPGPTVIAGEYGADIGQVLVYGILIAIPAVIIAGPIYNAIAKRIVPSGFAKRADLEAIGSFKTLDLDKTPAFGISVLTAMLPVIMMSVAAIIAVIRSEAGIADNTGFAVIRLVGDASVSMVVSLLFAMWTMGVKRNIPVKDVMASCASAASHIGMMLLIIGGGGAFKQVLIDGGVGKYVADLFAGSNASPLIFAWGVAALLRISLGSATVAAISTAGLVIPMLATHNVNLALVTLATGAGSAICSHVNDAGFWMFKEYFGLTMKETFGTWTVLSTLVSVIGLIGVLVLEGFVG
- a CDS encoding Gfo/Idh/MocA family protein translates to MAKLRWGILATGWIADLFVQDLLDNEIEVTAVGSRSIEKAVAFATKHGIPRSHGSYEALAADPEVDVVYIATPHPFHASAAELCIAEGKHVLIEKSFTLTGAEARHLLQLSRKHDVVVLEAMWTRFLPHMVRLREALASGMIGEIRTLLATHTQDLPDDPNHRLNALELGGGALLDLGIYPISFAFDILGQPSEVLASGRLKSTGADAEVSTLFRYANGASALTVSASDAPGSNRAEINGTEGHVEIDGVWYTPTSFRIYDSQKNLLEEFKPAEMKGRGMHFQAVELERLVAAGERTSPILPLEQSVAIMETLDAIRKQIGVIYPSEANKSG
- a CDS encoding VOC family protein, which gives rise to MILHRGRLIDHIQLRARDLPATAKFYRAALGALDIPLLADDDWHLACDELWIDALGEDESAATHVHLAFQANDQEVVRLFHQAGLAAGGRDNGGPGERSYQPGYYAAFLLDPDGNNIEAVFHGAAPRSVTSVEIDIGE
- a CDS encoding aldo/keto reductase, which gives rise to MDYRFLGRSGLKVPVLSLGTGTFGGTGPLFGAWGNTDVEEARRLLDICLEAGVNLFDTADVYSSGASEEVLGAALKGRRDSALISTKTSLPMGDGPNDAGSSRFRLIRAVENALKRLGTDYIDLLQLHAFDAATPVEEVLSTLDTLVRSGKVRYVGVSNFSGWQIMKALAVADRHGWPRYVANQVYYSLIGRDYEWDLMPLGADQGLGALVWSPLGWGRLTGKIKRGMPLPEGSRLHDTASYGPPVEDEHLYRVVEALEEVAAEVGKTVPQVALNWLIRRPTVSSVIIGARNEDQLRQNLGAIGWALTVEQIARLDEASAVAAPYPHFPYRRQEGFARLNPPIAG
- a CDS encoding MFS transporter; protein product: MPLALYALTAGAFGIGVTEFVIMGLLLEVGADFGVSIATAGLLISGYALGVVVGAPVLTVLTARWPRKTVLLALMVVFIAGNAACALAPGYGFLMAARVLTALAHGTFFGVGSVVATGLVSPDRKASAIAVMFTGLTVANILGVPLGTWIGQQFGWRATFAAVTLVGLAAFAVIALFVPRDDRPTDAEDWRADLAAILRVPVLLGLLTTVLGYAGVFAVFTYIAPMLTRISGFSEAAVSPILLVFGGGLVVGNLVGGRLGDRGVLAAVFGTLIALALVLAAMTLGLGSPIAAVLLTGLLGAAGFATVAPLQMWVLSKAEGAGQNLASSLNIAAFNLGNAIGAWAGGEVIDHGPGLAFVPLVAALFPVAAVVVALMAVTVSRRSTQVYPST
- a CDS encoding LysR family transcriptional regulator; amino-acid sequence: MARSEINRSGEMEVFVCVVEQGGFSAAARVCRMTPSAVSKLVARLETRLGTRLVNRSTRAFQLTPEGCAFYERATRILADIEDAERSAGAGEQPVGRIRLNTSASYATHVLAPILPEFLERNPGVTLDLIQTDLVVDLLSERTDVAVRAGPLKSSSLVARKLGDSAMVVVGAPAYLARFGEPKTIDDLDHHTRLGFGYVRVLDGWPMKANGETVVIPTVGRVTASDGEALQRLALGGAGLARLAGFTVRGDIAAGRLVPVLEELNPGDRETFHAIHTGQGGPLPSRVRALLDFLALRGKVS
- the cueR gene encoding Cu(I)-responsive transcriptional regulator; the protein is MNIGEAAKASGVTAKMIRYYESTGLLRPAARRDNGYRDYGAVDVHELRFIRRARGLGFEMVEIAELLSLWRDGNRASRDVHHVASEHIESLRTRIAEMQGMVDTLSNLVVCCHGDDRPDCPILADLGGGVGAGQPLEPVNKRRQHA
- a CDS encoding heavy metal translocating P-type ATPase, whose product is MPQDHHHGSSPQAHDGESSKREAHDHGEHGRCDGEGCHGHHHHPASESNAQTVKDPVCGMTVDPATAKYRTEHGGATYYFCSEGCLTKFKADPQRYLAPTAVEAHSAAPKGTIYTCPMHPEIHQTGPGTCPICGMALEPEVASATDEPNPELIDMTRRFKAGLVVTLPIVALEMGGHFLGLDHFIGPHLSAVLQFLLATPVVLWTGWPFLVRGWRSVVSGALNMFTLIAMGTGIAWVYSIVATFAPGLFPAEFRTSEGAVAVYFEAAAVITVLVLLGQVLELRARERTSGAIKALLNLAPATAHQFAADGSELEVELTAIVVGDRLRVRPGDKVPLDGEVLEGRSNVDESMITGEPLPVAKTAGAKVIGGTLNGQGSFVMRADRIGADTMLAQIVETVAKAQRSRAPIQRLADQVSAWFVPAVLAAAALAFIAWAVFGPSPSLSYGLVAAVSVLIIACPCALGLATPMSIMVGVGRGASQGVLIRDAEALERMEKVDVLVVDKTGTLTEGKPKVTAIKTLPGVDEAELLTLAASLERASEHPLAAAIVAAAEERGLRLKPTADFDAPSGKGVAGTVEDRRILLGNRRLLQEAGIEAAELESIAASLRNEGATAILATIDGHPAGVIAIADPVKVSTQEALRALQADGIHIVMLTGDNRATAEAVARRLGIDEVKAEVLPAEKGDVVAALRRQGKIVAMAGDGVNDAPALAAADVGIAMGTGTDVAIESAGVTLLRGDLSGIVKARQLSQATMRNIRQNLALAFVYNVAGIPIAAGVLYPAFGVVLSPVVAAAAMALSSVSVIANALRLRQAKS